A window from Shimia isoporae encodes these proteins:
- a CDS encoding alpha-glucosidase family protein yields MTQKSALIKDPDWWRGAVIYQIYPRSFQDSNGDGIGDIAGIIQRLDHVEKLGVDAIWLSPFFTSPMLDFGYDVSDYRDVDPMFGTLEDFDDLIAAAHSRGIKIIIDLVLSHTSDQHPWFVESRADRENVKADWYVWADAKPDGTPPNNWLSIFGGSSWEWDGQRMQYYLHNFLIEQPDLNFHNAEVRQELLDVARFWLDRGVDGFRLDTVNFYYCDAQLRDNPALPDTARNDSIAPAVNPYNFQEHLYDKNQPENLEFLRELRDLLNSYDAITTVGEVGDAQRGSEIQATYTGGGDKLHMAYDFALLANAYPTGTRIAEVMKTSESFGQDSWGCWAYSNHDVERHGSRWRLSDEAKRVYAALLMCLRGSVCLYQGEELGLEEAEVPFEALQDPYGKRFWPKFKGRDGCRTPMVWQSDNRNGGFSTATPWLPVSADHLNKSVSSQQEDATSMLAFYQAMIAFRKTQTPLLKGHYAPVSADDAHIAFEREHDGHRILCVFNLSDAPISVPLPSGEWTWNGTAPFEDVRNGETVSLGPWQAAFANEKGAL; encoded by the coding sequence ATGACCCAGAAATCCGCTTTGATCAAAGACCCTGACTGGTGGCGTGGCGCGGTGATTTACCAGATCTACCCGCGCTCCTTTCAGGACAGCAACGGCGACGGTATCGGCGACATTGCCGGGATCATTCAACGCCTTGATCACGTGGAGAAGCTCGGCGTGGACGCGATCTGGTTAAGCCCGTTTTTCACCTCTCCGATGCTCGATTTCGGTTACGACGTGAGCGACTACCGCGACGTTGATCCGATGTTTGGCACCCTCGAGGATTTTGACGACCTGATTGCAGCGGCTCATTCCCGGGGGATCAAAATCATCATTGACCTTGTGCTGAGCCATACCAGCGACCAGCACCCTTGGTTTGTTGAGAGCCGCGCGGACCGCGAAAACGTCAAAGCTGACTGGTATGTCTGGGCAGACGCAAAGCCGGATGGAACGCCGCCCAACAACTGGCTGTCGATTTTTGGCGGTTCGTCTTGGGAGTGGGATGGACAGCGGATGCAGTATTATCTGCATAATTTCCTGATCGAACAGCCGGACCTGAATTTCCACAACGCCGAGGTGCGGCAGGAATTGTTGGATGTGGCACGCTTTTGGCTGGATCGCGGCGTGGACGGATTTCGGCTGGACACTGTGAACTTCTACTATTGTGACGCTCAGTTGCGGGACAATCCTGCCCTACCCGATACGGCACGCAACGATAGCATCGCGCCTGCCGTGAACCCTTACAACTTTCAGGAACACCTCTACGACAAGAACCAGCCGGAAAATCTCGAATTCCTAAGGGAGCTCCGCGACCTGCTGAATTCCTACGATGCTATCACAACGGTTGGTGAAGTTGGGGATGCCCAGCGCGGCAGCGAAATTCAAGCCACCTATACCGGCGGCGGTGATAAATTGCATATGGCCTATGACTTCGCGCTGCTGGCCAATGCATATCCAACCGGAACCCGGATTGCAGAGGTTATGAAAACGTCAGAAAGCTTCGGTCAGGACAGCTGGGGGTGCTGGGCTTACTCTAACCACGATGTGGAGAGGCACGGCTCTCGCTGGCGCCTATCTGATGAGGCCAAGCGTGTCTATGCGGCTTTGTTGATGTGCCTGCGCGGGTCTGTATGTCTTTATCAGGGGGAAGAACTTGGCCTCGAAGAAGCAGAGGTTCCGTTCGAGGCTCTGCAAGATCCCTATGGCAAGAGGTTCTGGCCAAAATTCAAAGGGCGCGATGGCTGCAGAACCCCTATGGTCTGGCAAAGCGATAATCGGAATGGTGGGTTTTCAACTGCAACGCCCTGGCTGCCAGTATCGGCTGACCACTTGAACAAGTCTGTTTCATCACAACAGGAAGATGCGACTTCGATGTTGGCGTTTTATCAGGCCATGATCGCCTTTCGCAAAACACAGACACCACTGCTCAAGGGGCACTATGCGCCAGTTTCGGCGGATGACGCGCATATTGCCTTCGAGCGCGAACATGACGGGCACCGCATATTGTGTGTTTTCAACCTGTCTGATGCGCCGATCAGCGTGCCGCTGCCAAGTGGAGAGTGGACTTGGAATGGAACCGCGCCATTTGAGGATGTTCGCAATGGCGAAACGGTGTCTCTCGGACCATGGCAGGCCGCGTTTGCCAACGAAAAAGGAGCTTTGTGA
- a CDS encoding carbohydrate ABC transporter permease, which yields MHPAILGLVTIALGVGGCLGYFYFSNLLLDKVLFPARGPNAGKNINRANMIRPWLFLFPAVFALGLYLGYPVVETLRLSLTDRDAGGTFVGLANYQQMMNEPKFWEAMRNNMLWLIVVPAASTAFGLLAAQLTDRIRWGNIAKSLIFMPMAISFVGAAVIFKLVYDARPAGKEQIGVLNAIWMTFDGGWGSILFLKALPIALLLSIVALLFYVGITSAKRLREDRALGGIGKLGLLVVLFACLALGAMGVMQTADIFAADLPYGTPQTWLTIPFWNNFLLMVVLIWIQTGFAMVILSAALRGIPEETIEAAIVDGASPLQVFFKIKVPQIIPTIVVVWTTITLVVLKIFDIVFAMTNGQWETQVLANYMFDKLFRANDWGVGSAAAIVIMLLVSPILVWNVVQARKEMR from the coding sequence ATGCATCCGGCCATTCTAGGACTAGTGACGATTGCGCTCGGCGTTGGGGGCTGTCTCGGATATTTCTATTTTTCCAACCTGCTTCTGGACAAAGTGCTGTTTCCAGCACGCGGACCAAACGCGGGGAAAAATATCAATCGCGCCAATATGATACGGCCTTGGCTGTTCCTTTTTCCGGCGGTCTTCGCGCTTGGCCTTTATCTGGGCTACCCAGTGGTCGAAACTCTGCGGCTTTCTCTAACTGACAGGGACGCAGGGGGAACGTTCGTTGGGCTGGCCAACTACCAGCAAATGATGAACGAGCCCAAATTCTGGGAAGCCATGCGCAACAACATGCTTTGGCTGATTGTAGTGCCCGCAGCCTCTACGGCTTTTGGGCTGCTGGCCGCGCAACTCACTGACCGAATTCGCTGGGGAAACATCGCTAAATCTCTAATTTTTATGCCGATGGCGATCTCGTTCGTTGGCGCGGCCGTGATTTTCAAGCTGGTTTATGACGCCCGTCCGGCAGGCAAGGAACAGATCGGTGTACTGAATGCGATCTGGATGACTTTCGACGGGGGATGGGGCTCGATCCTGTTTCTGAAAGCCCTTCCAATAGCGCTGCTTCTCTCGATTGTGGCCTTGCTGTTTTACGTCGGTATTACGTCGGCAAAACGTCTGCGTGAAGACCGCGCCCTTGGCGGCATAGGCAAACTCGGACTTTTGGTGGTCTTGTTTGCTTGCCTCGCATTAGGGGCGATGGGTGTCATGCAAACAGCGGACATCTTTGCAGCGGATTTGCCGTATGGCACGCCCCAGACATGGTTGACCATTCCATTCTGGAACAACTTCCTGTTGATGGTGGTGCTGATCTGGATTCAGACTGGTTTCGCGATGGTGATCCTTTCCGCTGCTTTGCGCGGCATTCCCGAAGAGACCATCGAAGCAGCTATTGTGGATGGCGCCTCCCCTCTCCAGGTGTTTTTCAAGATCAAGGTTCCCCAGATCATTCCCACCATCGTCGTCGTCTGGACGACCATCACTCTGGTTGTGCTCAAGATCTTTGACATCGTCTTTGCAATGACCAACGGGCAATGGGAAACGCAGGTTTTGGCGAATTACATGTTCGACAAGCTTTTCCGCGCCAACGACTGGGGTGTTGGGTCAGCTGCAGCAATTGTCATCATGTTGCTGGTGTCGCCCATTCTGGTTTGGAACGTCGTCCAAGCCCGCAAAGAGATGCGGTGA
- a CDS encoding LacI family DNA-binding transcriptional regulator, whose amino-acid sequence MATNLKDLSAKLGLSQTTVSRALNGYPEVSESTRLRVMQVAKEMNYAPNARAKRLATGRTMTIGHVLPVSKKHEMVNPIFADFIAGAGEVYSANGYDLQLSVVEDVDEEGFYRRLAARGTVDGMVVHGPKVNDMRVPLLTELGMPFIVHGRSSDVDLPYNFVDVNNRRSFERATSFLLDLGHRRIALLNGFSDMDFAARRAAGYSSALATRGVSPDPDLMLHDEMTEAFGYDAMRSFFEMDNSPTAVVCSSIIPAIGVRRALWDAGLVMGKDVSVIVHDDDLSYFRNGGDVPEFTAVRSSVREAGRRVGEVLMDMIETPDAPVRQVMLEAALLVGQSTGPAPAFLDAQNNGTVT is encoded by the coding sequence TTGGCAACCAATCTGAAAGACCTGTCGGCAAAGCTGGGGCTTTCGCAGACCACTGTCAGCCGGGCTTTAAACGGGTATCCGGAGGTCAGTGAGAGCACGCGACTGAGGGTGATGCAGGTCGCCAAGGAAATGAACTACGCGCCCAATGCGAGGGCAAAACGCCTGGCGACCGGCAGGACCATGACCATCGGTCACGTCCTGCCGGTCTCTAAGAAGCACGAGATGGTCAATCCGATTTTTGCCGATTTCATAGCTGGTGCGGGTGAAGTCTATTCCGCAAACGGCTACGATCTTCAGTTGTCAGTTGTAGAGGATGTCGATGAGGAGGGGTTTTATCGTCGTCTGGCTGCGAGAGGTACAGTTGACGGAATGGTCGTTCACGGGCCCAAAGTAAACGACATGAGAGTACCGCTTCTGACTGAGCTTGGCATGCCGTTTATTGTCCATGGTCGTTCCAGTGACGTGGACCTGCCCTACAATTTTGTGGACGTAAACAATCGACGGTCTTTCGAGCGCGCCACCTCATTTCTTTTGGATCTTGGGCATCGCCGCATCGCCTTGCTCAACGGCTTCTCGGATATGGATTTCGCGGCTCGCCGCGCCGCAGGATACAGCAGCGCTTTAGCCACACGCGGTGTGTCACCTGATCCGGACCTGATGTTGCACGACGAAATGACCGAGGCTTTCGGATACGACGCAATGCGCAGCTTTTTCGAGATGGACAATTCTCCAACCGCAGTAGTTTGTTCTTCCATCATTCCAGCTATTGGTGTGCGACGCGCTCTTTGGGATGCCGGCCTCGTCATGGGCAAAGATGTATCCGTGATCGTGCACGACGACGACTTATCCTACTTCCGGAACGGAGGAGACGTGCCAGAGTTCACGGCAGTCCGTTCATCTGTCCGCGAAGCTGGCAGACGGGTCGGCGAAGTCTTGATGGATATGATTGAAACCCCCGATGCTCCTGTGCGCCAAGTGATGCTGGAGGCTGCGCTGCTTGTTGGGCAGTCCACCGGCCCTGCGCCTGCCTTTCTTGATGCTCAAAACAATGGAACTGTGACATGA
- a CDS encoding ABC transporter ATP-binding protein: protein MAELSLKQVSKSYGEVNVLGDINLEIDKGELIVFVGPSGCGKSTLLRMVAGLEKISGGTLEIDGTVVNDVPPSERGIAMVFQSYALYPHLTVRENMAFALKIAKMAPAEIEERVEKAARTLQLHNLLDRLPKELSGGQRQRVAIGRSIVRDPKVYLFDEPLSNLDAALRVATRIEIAQLKESMPDSTMIYVTHDQVEAMTLASRIVVLAGGGIAQVGTPLELYERPENEFVAQFIGSPSMNLLSGKIVETGKQTRVELDAGGQAVSDVPSVTDDLGRTVNIGVRPEDLTVTDGPAIYRGEVAYTEALGEVTLLYFKPDANGGTVIGKLPGVHKGLKGESVALTAPAAKVHIFADTQSLLYRDQPIKHITAGTH, encoded by the coding sequence ATGGCTGAACTTTCCCTGAAACAGGTGTCCAAATCCTATGGCGAAGTGAATGTTCTTGGAGACATCAATCTGGAAATCGACAAAGGGGAATTGATCGTCTTTGTCGGCCCTTCAGGCTGTGGCAAGTCCACCTTGTTGCGGATGGTTGCCGGACTTGAAAAGATTTCGGGTGGTACGCTCGAGATCGATGGAACTGTGGTTAACGACGTCCCGCCCAGCGAACGTGGCATAGCAATGGTGTTTCAGTCTTACGCACTGTATCCGCACCTGACCGTGCGAGAGAACATGGCCTTTGCGCTCAAGATTGCAAAAATGGCGCCCGCCGAAATCGAAGAACGTGTTGAAAAGGCTGCAAGGACCCTTCAGCTTCACAACCTTCTGGATCGCTTGCCCAAAGAACTCTCTGGAGGGCAGCGGCAGCGTGTGGCCATAGGGCGCTCTATTGTGCGTGACCCTAAGGTGTACCTGTTTGACGAACCGCTTTCCAATCTGGACGCCGCGCTCCGCGTCGCCACCAGGATCGAGATTGCCCAACTCAAGGAAAGCATGCCAGACAGCACGATGATCTATGTCACCCATGATCAGGTCGAGGCCATGACTCTTGCAAGCCGGATCGTGGTGCTTGCGGGAGGCGGGATAGCTCAGGTTGGTACCCCTCTGGAACTATACGAACGACCCGAGAACGAGTTTGTCGCACAGTTTATTGGCTCACCGTCGATGAACCTTTTGTCCGGAAAAATTGTCGAAACAGGCAAGCAAACACGGGTCGAGTTGGATGCTGGCGGGCAAGCAGTTTCCGATGTTCCAAGCGTGACAGATGATTTGGGCCGCACCGTCAATATCGGCGTTCGACCGGAGGATCTGACGGTAACAGATGGACCGGCTATATACCGAGGCGAAGTCGCCTACACCGAAGCTCTTGGCGAGGTCACCCTGCTCTACTTCAAGCCCGATGCAAACGGGGGAACTGTCATTGGCAAGCTGCCCGGTGTGCACAAGGGTTTAAAGGGTGAGTCGGTGGCGTTGACCGCGCCTGCAGCCAAGGTTCATATCTTCGCAGACACACAATCCCTGCTGTATCGCGACCAGCCAATCAAACATATCACAGCGGGCACACACTAA
- a CDS encoding carbohydrate ABC transporter permease, producing MDNIAGRKSSLVWTVQLATLALVALWLFPTVGLLVSSFRTADQISSSGWWKSLTASEQVIQLRTGGKDAAREENGLWIVKGNLLTEGDTPPGSDVEITRFGVSSKAVDAFEIGDEAVFSKDSKTFTLLKDGSYRLTSTKELKSRGQRVFVTAVLPPEFTLKNYEQVLLSGDTTDSMAKAFFNTLTVTIPATIIPIVIAAFAAYALAWMEFPGRSLLIAAVVALLVVPLQLALIPLLKLHLGIGIGKGYLGVWLAHTGFGLPLAIYLLRNYMAGLPRDIIENAKVDGATDFQVFTKIVLPLSFPALASFAIFQFLWTWNDLLVAKVFLIDATGETTVMTNQIVELLGTRGGNWEILATAAFVSIAVPLAVFFAMQRYLVRGLLAGSVK from the coding sequence ATGGACAATATCGCTGGTCGCAAATCTTCTCTGGTCTGGACGGTTCAACTCGCCACTCTCGCACTTGTCGCGCTTTGGCTGTTTCCGACAGTTGGACTTTTGGTCTCATCGTTTAGGACCGCAGATCAGATTTCCAGTTCAGGCTGGTGGAAATCGCTGACGGCATCCGAGCAGGTGATCCAACTCCGCACCGGCGGCAAGGATGCCGCGCGTGAGGAAAACGGACTTTGGATCGTTAAGGGAAACCTCCTCACCGAAGGGGATACGCCTCCTGGCTCGGATGTGGAAATCACCCGTTTTGGCGTGTCGTCCAAAGCGGTAGATGCTTTCGAGATTGGCGACGAAGCCGTATTCTCCAAAGACAGCAAGACATTCACCCTGCTAAAGGACGGCAGCTATCGCCTGACATCCACCAAAGAGCTTAAGTCACGCGGTCAGAGGGTCTTTGTCACCGCCGTACTGCCGCCGGAGTTTACCCTAAAGAACTACGAGCAGGTACTGCTGAGCGGAGACACTACCGACAGTATGGCCAAAGCGTTTTTCAACACGCTGACCGTGACCATTCCGGCGACGATCATACCGATCGTTATTGCGGCCTTTGCGGCCTATGCCTTGGCCTGGATGGAATTCCCCGGTCGATCATTGCTGATCGCGGCGGTCGTTGCGCTGCTGGTTGTCCCCTTGCAGCTGGCCCTTATCCCGCTTCTCAAACTTCATCTCGGTATCGGGATTGGTAAGGGATATCTCGGTGTTTGGCTGGCACACACCGGATTTGGCCTTCCATTGGCGATCTACTTGCTGCGCAACTATATGGCCGGCTTGCCTCGGGACATTATCGAAAATGCGAAGGTGGATGGCGCCACCGACTTTCAGGTCTTTACCAAGATCGTGTTGCCATTGTCCTTCCCTGCCCTCGCCAGCTTTGCGATCTTTCAATTTTTGTGGACATGGAACGACCTGTTGGTGGCGAAGGTCTTCCTGATCGATGCCACCGGAGAAACAACTGTGATGACCAACCAGATTGTCGAGCTGCTTGGCACGCGCGGCGGCAATTGGGAAATTCTCGCGACGGCGGCGTTTGTGTCTATCGCCGTTCCGTTGGCTGTCTTCTTTGCGATGCAACGCTACCTCGTGCGCGGCCTTTTGGCCGGCTCGGTGAAATAA
- a CDS encoding ABC transporter substrate-binding protein produces MKPILMSGAAALALSASAGLAEQLTVFGPWLGPDQKNVETVLADFAEKSGHDVRYVGSDSFEQQIMVDAEAGSAPNIAIFPQPGLAADMAKRGFLTPLADGTGEWVRDNYAAGQSWVDLGTYADADGDDQLFGFFYKVDVKSLVWYSPENFEDAGYDVPETMEDLKALTDQIVADGETPWCIGLGSGGATGWPATDWVEDLLLRTQTPDVYDGWVSNEIPFTDARIVAAIEEFGAFAGNDDYVAGGAGAVASTDFRDSPKGVFDSPPQCYMHRQASFIPAFFPDGVVVGEDADFFYFPAYAGKDLGKPVLGAGTLWAITNENQAAHDLIAYLQDPKAHEIWMALEGFLTPHKGVNPEVFGDPTLRKMNDILLGATTFRFDGSDLMPGGVGAGSFWTGMVDYAGGKDAETVAQEIQNSWDALK; encoded by the coding sequence ATGAAACCGATTCTTATGTCTGGCGCCGCAGCGCTGGCTCTCTCTGCATCTGCCGGATTGGCCGAGCAGCTCACCGTCTTTGGCCCCTGGCTTGGACCGGACCAAAAAAACGTGGAAACCGTGCTAGCGGACTTTGCCGAAAAGTCCGGACACGATGTTCGCTATGTCGGTTCGGATAGCTTTGAGCAGCAGATCATGGTCGACGCTGAAGCCGGCTCCGCGCCGAATATAGCGATTTTCCCGCAACCTGGCCTTGCCGCGGACATGGCGAAGCGCGGCTTTCTCACTCCACTCGCTGATGGCACTGGCGAGTGGGTACGCGACAATTATGCGGCAGGACAATCCTGGGTGGATTTGGGCACCTATGCGGATGCCGATGGAGATGACCAACTGTTCGGTTTCTTCTACAAAGTCGACGTAAAGTCGCTGGTTTGGTACTCGCCTGAGAATTTCGAAGACGCAGGGTACGACGTGCCCGAAACCATGGAAGATCTCAAAGCGTTGACGGATCAGATCGTCGCAGATGGCGAAACTCCGTGGTGCATCGGACTGGGTTCTGGCGGCGCAACGGGCTGGCCGGCAACCGACTGGGTCGAGGACCTGCTGCTTCGCACGCAAACACCCGACGTCTATGACGGCTGGGTTAGCAACGAAATTCCGTTCACAGATGCGCGCATCGTGGCGGCAATCGAAGAATTTGGCGCCTTCGCCGGCAACGACGACTATGTCGCTGGTGGGGCAGGTGCGGTTGCGTCAACCGACTTCCGCGACAGCCCGAAAGGAGTCTTTGACAGCCCGCCACAATGCTACATGCACAGACAGGCATCATTCATTCCGGCATTTTTCCCTGACGGGGTTGTCGTCGGTGAAGACGCAGACTTTTTCTACTTCCCGGCTTATGCGGGCAAAGATCTTGGCAAGCCGGTTCTTGGCGCAGGCACGCTTTGGGCGATTACCAACGAGAATCAGGCAGCGCACGATCTGATCGCTTATTTGCAGGACCCGAAGGCACATGAAATCTGGATGGCACTGGAAGGCTTCCTTACGCCCCATAAAGGCGTGAACCCCGAAGTTTTTGGGGACCCGACCTTGCGCAAAATGAACGACATTCTGTTAGGCGCCACGACTTTTCGCTTCGACGGTTCCGACCTGATGCCGGGTGGTGTTGGTGCGGGCTCCTTCTGGACTGGTATGGTTGACTATGCTGGCGGAAAGGACGCGGAGACAGTTGCTCAAGAAATCCAGAACAGCTGGGACGCCCTGAAGTAA
- a CDS encoding calcium-binding protein: MAQNSPQPGAKKIVGTSGDDTIVATDGDVDSINGNAGNDTLESGDGNDLVAGDMVGNEWVFVDGKWVYNPDLIDTTSPAITRNYNDIITAGSGDDVLLGNGGNDILSAGAGDDTVNAGTGRDKAYGGEGNDILNLESGDDTGAGGIGADTINAGSGNDLVYGDLSNGNMLGGEMEGGATFAQHAGNGAWSVADHNGVSEISQKLSTKLGETYSMSFDVAANLAGGSTSGNVEVLWNGDVVCVMQPLSGAYETVTFDIEGTGGEGTLTFRELPPPQDGPVIDMSGPIFSYAKEMDFGGNSVEVAAFAPGQSKLYQVIDGQLNVFDPQSEQYEVAGDPTGLRINAIGFNTEDDLIYGIAKANGTDTLGNVVSVRDLVMLDANGEAYRIGETPVGDYVGDFDSDGNLWTFQSSLNRVTKIDVNALDANGNPEATNFDLPDSLFKGRSYDIAYNAAEDAFFAVESPGTNGGNGTVHRIDLRGVENGGPPAITSVPITGTLYDDGMTAGMPKGAYGAVFLDGDGNLYFGLNKGDHDLDGSTEATGGIFKVHIDWTEEAAYSELMAEAQATGSNDGAVDPRAPDPFSEVDPSGSVLIRNPTLEPTSGGNDKLRGAEGNDTMHGGGGDDTLHGGADDDVLHGDAGADRIFGGSGDDMAAGGSGNDRLIGSRGNDHLSGGSGRDYLHGGSEEDSLDGGAGNDKLVGGVGSDTISGGAGNDHLWGGNWWKDGSTDTFVTAAGGGSDMIHDFESEKDVIDLTAYGLEFADLENHIQDQGWATIIDLSALTGGEVNDKLILKSVSPDDLDESNFLL; the protein is encoded by the coding sequence ATGGCGCAAAACAGCCCCCAGCCCGGTGCGAAAAAGATTGTCGGCACATCTGGCGATGACACAATCGTTGCCACCGACGGCGACGTCGATTCTATCAATGGAAACGCTGGCAACGACACGCTGGAAAGCGGCGACGGGAATGACCTTGTGGCCGGCGACATGGTCGGCAATGAGTGGGTCTTTGTTGACGGCAAGTGGGTCTACAATCCGGACCTGATCGATACCACAAGCCCTGCCATAACCCGCAACTACAACGACATTATCACGGCGGGAAGCGGAGACGACGTTCTGCTTGGCAACGGCGGAAACGATATCCTGAGCGCCGGTGCTGGCGACGACACTGTCAATGCCGGCACGGGGCGAGACAAGGCGTATGGCGGCGAAGGCAATGACATTCTGAACCTCGAAAGCGGAGATGATACCGGCGCGGGCGGCATCGGCGCAGACACGATCAATGCCGGGTCCGGAAACGACCTCGTGTACGGAGACTTATCAAACGGAAACATGCTCGGCGGAGAGATGGAAGGGGGGGCAACGTTCGCCCAACACGCTGGAAACGGCGCCTGGAGTGTTGCGGACCACAATGGAGTTTCGGAGATCAGCCAGAAACTGTCCACGAAACTGGGTGAAACATACTCAATGAGCTTTGACGTTGCCGCCAATCTTGCCGGAGGATCTACGTCGGGCAATGTCGAAGTACTTTGGAATGGAGATGTGGTTTGCGTGATGCAGCCTTTGTCTGGAGCGTATGAAACAGTCACATTCGATATTGAGGGCACTGGTGGTGAAGGCACGCTAACGTTTCGCGAATTGCCCCCACCGCAAGACGGGCCTGTGATTGATATGAGCGGACCCATTTTCAGTTATGCCAAAGAGATGGACTTTGGTGGAAACAGCGTCGAGGTTGCCGCCTTTGCTCCGGGACAAAGCAAGCTTTATCAGGTGATCGACGGCCAACTGAACGTGTTTGACCCGCAGTCGGAACAATACGAAGTGGCGGGTGATCCGACAGGCCTGCGTATCAACGCCATCGGGTTCAATACCGAAGACGACCTAATCTACGGTATCGCCAAGGCCAATGGCACTGACACCCTGGGAAATGTGGTTTCGGTCCGGGACCTTGTGATGCTTGACGCGAATGGAGAAGCCTACCGGATTGGCGAAACACCCGTTGGTGACTACGTTGGAGACTTTGACAGCGACGGCAATCTCTGGACGTTCCAGTCCAGCCTCAACCGCGTCACCAAAATTGACGTCAATGCACTGGATGCAAACGGCAATCCGGAAGCAACCAATTTTGATCTGCCCGATAGCCTGTTCAAAGGCCGCAGCTATGACATCGCCTACAACGCCGCAGAAGACGCGTTTTTTGCCGTGGAAAGTCCGGGTACGAACGGCGGCAACGGTACCGTGCACCGGATCGACCTCAGGGGCGTTGAAAATGGCGGGCCTCCGGCGATCACTTCGGTTCCTATTACTGGAACTCTTTATGATGACGGTATGACCGCGGGAATGCCCAAAGGCGCGTATGGTGCGGTCTTTCTGGATGGCGACGGCAATCTCTACTTTGGCTTGAACAAGGGGGATCACGATCTCGACGGATCCACCGAAGCCACTGGCGGCATTTTTAAAGTACACATCGACTGGACCGAAGAAGCGGCCTACAGCGAACTCATGGCGGAGGCGCAAGCCACAGGCAGCAACGATGGGGCCGTGGACCCGCGCGCGCCTGACCCCTTTTCCGAGGTAGACCCAAGCGGCAGCGTTCTAATACGAAACCCGACGTTGGAGCCAACCTCTGGAGGAAACGACAAACTCCGTGGAGCTGAGGGAAATGACACCATGCACGGTGGTGGCGGCGACGACACTCTGCACGGCGGTGCTGATGACGATGTGTTGCATGGAGACGCGGGGGCCGACCGGATTTTTGGCGGATCTGGAGATGATATGGCAGCTGGAGGCTCCGGAAACGACAGGCTGATCGGATCGCGTGGCAACGATCATCTTTCCGGCGGTTCTGGCCGAGACTATTTGCACGGCGGGTCCGAGGAGGACAGCCTGGATGGCGGCGCCGGAAACGACAAACTTGTGGGCGGGGTCGGGTCTGACACGATCTCAGGAGGCGCCGGAAACGACCATTTGTGGGGAGGCAACTGGTGGAAGGACGGCAGTACAGA